The DNA segment TGCTCGACGTCGTCGACGAAGTTGGCGGCGCCCAGCAGGACTTCGGGGGCCAGGTCCCGCAAGGACACGTGCAGGACCAGCGGGTTGTGGTCGAACCACGCGGGATCGGTGACGTGCGGCTTGCCCGCGACCGTGGCGAAGACCACGAGATCGCTGGCGCGGACCAGGTCCTCGGCACTCTCGTGCACGGTGACCTCGCCGCCCGCACCGCTCTGGCGCAGATAGCCGCGGAACCCCTCGGCGCTGTCGGCGGACACGTCGTGCACGCCGATCGCGTCGAACTCCCAGCCGGTGCCGGCCAGGAAGGTGTGGATGTACCGGGCGATCAGCCCCGTGCCGAAGAACCCGATCCGCGCGGGCCGGGTGCCCCGGCCGCGGCTGAGCCAGTCGGCCGCGAGCGCCGCGGACGCGGCGGTCCGGGTGGCGCTGATGATGGAGCTCTCCAGACAGGCGAACGGATAGCCCGTCTCCGGGTCGTTGAGGATCAGCACCGCGGAGGCCCGCGGCAGCCCGGAGCGCACATTGTCCGGGAAGCTGGAGATCCACTTCAGGCCGTCCACGTGCACCGAACCGCCGATCGAGGCGGGCAGCGCGATGATCCGCGAGTTCGGCCGGTCCGGGAAGCGCAGGAAGTACGAGGGCGGGTTCACCGAGTCCCCGGCGCCGTGCAGCCGGTAGGTGGCCTCCACCAGCGCCACCAGTTCCCGCTCGCGCCCGGTCAGCGCCTGCTGCACCTGCTGTCCGGAGAGCACCGAGAACGTGGGCACCGAGGGTCCGCCCGCCGTCTGCTCGGCGGTGGTCGTCAGCAGTTCGGTCATCGCTCGCTCGCCTCCGGGTCCGGGCGGGCGTCGGCGAGCCGGCGCGGCTCCGCCATGCCCACCAGCACCTGCCGCTCGCCGCCGAACGGCTCCCGGCTGTGCGCGGTGGAGACGTTGTCCACGAGCAGCAGATCCCCGGCCTGCCAGGGCTCGCGCCGGGTGTGTGCCTCATAGGTGGAGTTGAGCAGTTCGACCACCTCCTCGCCGATCGGAGCGCCGTCCCCGTAACGGGTGTTGAACGGCAGTCCGTCCTCGCCGTACATGTCCAGAAGGTACTCGCGCACCTCCGGGGACAGCGTCCACTCGTTGAGGAACGCGATCTGGTTGAACCAGCAGCGCCGGCCGGTGACCGGATGCCGCACGATCGCGCTACGCCGCTGCTCCGTGTGGAGCGAGCCGTCCGGCCGCCAGGTGCACTCGATGGCGTTCGCCCGGCAGTAGCGCTCGATCTCCTCGCGGTCCTCGGTGCCGAACGACTCGGCCAGCGAGGCCCCGATCTCGTCGTTGTAGCTGCGGGTCAGCAGCCAGCCCTCGCGCTCGAACCGCTCGGTCAGCGAGGCGGGCAGCGCGTCGAGCACCTCGGCGGCGTCGGCCACCGCCGTCGCCCCGCCCTCCGCGGCCGCGGTCAGGCACGCGAACAGCATCAGGGAGGGCACGTCCAGGGTGTAACTCAGCTCATGGTGCATGCACATCGGCTGGTTGGCCGGCCACGGAGTGGAGGAGTACAGCCCGGGGGCGAGGACGTCGCGCGGTGCGAACGCCTCGCGCTCCGGCATCAGTTCACCGGCGATCCGGGCGAAGACGGCACCGACCTGGTCCGCGTCCCGCAGGCCCAGACCGCGGACGAGCAGCGCCCCGTGCTCGGTCACCAGCGCGCGCAGCGCCTCGCGGTGCTCGCCCGCCCAGTTCGGGGCGTCGCCCGGGGAGTCGACGCGCAGCAGCGCCGGTCTGTGCGGCCGCAGCTCCACCTCGAGCGGCGCTGCCAGGGATGAGAACGGCATCTCGGTTTCCTTTCGGTTGCCCGTCTGGAGGGTCCGCGTGACTCAGGACGTGGCCAGGGGTACGGCGGCCCGCAGCACGGCCCGCGCCGCCTCGGCCGGCCGGGTGCGGGGGAAGTAGTGGCCGCCGTCGGTGAGTTCGTGCAGCTCCACCTGGCCGGCCAGCAGCAGCCAGTCCCGGTGGCGTTCGGTCGCGCCCGCGGTGTGCGGGTCGTCGGCCGCGACGACCACCGTGAGCGGCGCGGCCAGCTTGGGGGGCGGCGAGGACTGGAGGGCCGCGCGCAGATAGCGGTGCGCGGCCACGCAGTCGTGCCGGTAGGCGGCGCCGATGTGCTCGGCGTGCGCCTCGTTCAGCTCCGCGAGCTCGGTGTAGCCGCTGTCCGCGGTGAGCCGCGCCGCGATCTCGGCGTCACCGAGCCCGGTCAACTCCGCGACGGCCGCGCCTCGTTCGTCGGCGGTGCCGAGCAGCTGGGCCCCGATGAACACCCGGGTGACCCGCACCCCGCGCTCGGCGAGCCGGCGGGCCGTCTCGATGGCGGGCGCCGCCCCCGAGGAGTGGCCCCACAGCATCACCCGGGTCAGCCCGCGCGCGGCGATCTCCGCGGCGACCTGCTCGGCCACCTGCGCGATGGAGACGAACGGCTCCTGGTGCGCGGCCAGATCGTGCCCGGGCAGATCCACCGCGAGGACCGTGAGCCCGCTGTCCGCCAGCGCGCTCGCCATCGGCTGGAAGTTGACCGCGTTGCCGCCCGCGTACGGGAAGCAGACCAGCGCGCCCTCGGCCGCGCCGCCTCCTTCCGCGAGCGGCTGGAGCAGCTCCCCGTGCTGCCGGGTCGCGCCGTCCAGCAGCGCGGCCAGATCGGCGAGGACCGGGTGCCGGGTGATGTCCTTCAGGGACACCGCGCGCTCCAGCGCGATGCTGAGCTTGACCGCGGTCAGCGAGGTGCCGCCGGAGTCGAAGAACTGGTCCGAGCGGCGCACCTGTCCGGCCGGCACACCCAGCACCTGGGCCCAGGCCGCGGCGAGCCGCCGTTCGGCCGGACCGAGCGGGACGTCCCGCGCCGAGCTCTCCTCGGCGGCCGGCGTCGCCCGGGCCGCCAGCGCGGTGAGCGCCTTGCGGTCGATCTTCCCGTTGGCGGTCAGCGGCAGCGCCTCCTGCCAGTGGAAGGCCGAGGGGACCATATAGGCGGGCAGCACCGCGCCGAGCGCCTCGCGCAGCTCCTCGACCGGCCGGGGCGTGCCCGCGCAGAAGGCGATCAGATGCTTGCCGCCGCCGCCCCGCTCGGTGACCACCACGGCCGCGTCCCGCACCCCGGGCGCCCGCAGCAGCGCGTTCTCGATCTCGCCGATCTCGATGCGGAACCCTCGGATCTTCACCTGGTTGTCCCGGCGGCCCAGGAACTCCAGCTTGCCGTCCGGGTGCCAGCGACCCCAGTCACCGCCCAGGTACAGCCGCTCACCGGGCCGGTACGGGTCCGTGCGGTACGCCTCCCGGGTGCGCTCCGGATCGTTGACGTACCCCCGGCCCACACAGACACCGGAGAACGCGATCAGGCCGGGCGCACCCAGCGGCACCAGCGACAGCCGCTCGTCCACCACGTAGACGCGGACGTTGTTCACCGCGCGCCCCAGCAGCACCCGCTCCGGCACCCGGTCCAGGACCTCGTGGTTGGTGTCGTCCGACGTCTCCGTGAGGCCGTAGGCGTTGAGCAGCCTGATGTCCGGTGCGATGGCGAACCAGCGCTGCGTCAGCTCCCGCTTGAGGGCCTCGCCGGTCACCGACACACAGCGCAGATCGGGGAGTTCGCACGGCCGCTGCTCCAAGTAGGAGACCACGACCTCCAGATAGGAGGGCACCAGCTGCGCGACCGCGACCCGCCCGTCCACCAGCGTGCCGACGAAGCGCTCCACGTCCGTGATCTCGTCCTGCCCGATCAGCAGGGTGCGCCCGCCGACCATGAGCGCGGACACCAGCTGCCACAGCGAGATGTCGAAGCACTGCGGCGCCGTCTGCGCCACCACCGAGCCCTCGCCGATACCCAGATCGTCGATCTTGGCGAAGAGGTGGTTGAGCAGCCCCGCGTGCTCGCACATCGCCCCCTTCGGCTCACCGGTGGAGCCGGAGGTGAAGTAGATGTACGCCAACTGGTCCGCGTCCACCCGCAGCCGGAGGTCGTCCTCGGCGTGCGGCTCCGCGTACGCCTCCTCGACCAGCAGCCGCTCCGCCCCCGCCACCGAGGCCAGCGCCTCGTCCAGGGTGGCGGTGCTGCCGGACTCGGTCAGCGCCAGCCGGCAGCCGGCCCGTGACAGCGTCGCCGCGATCCGCCCGGCCGGGAAGTGCGGCTCGACCGGCAGATAGACGGCGCCCGCCTTGAGTACCGCGAGCGTCGCGGCCGGCCAGTCGAGGTCGCGCTCCATGACGACCGCGACCACGTCCTCCCGGCCGATGCCCCGCTCGACGAGCGCCCGCGCCAGCCGGTTGGCCCGCCGGTTCAGCTCGTCGTACGTCCACTCCCGCCCGCCCTGTACGACCGCCACCGCGTCCGGACGCGTCCGCACCCGCTGCTCGAACAGCTCGTGCGCCCGCGCCTCGGGCAGCGGCCGGTGCGGACCGGCCAGCCCCTCCAGCTGCTCGCGCACCTCGTCGTCCGACAGCAGGCTCCGCGCGCCGTGCTCGGCGTCGAGGTCCGCGGCCAGCAGTCCGAGGGCGGTCAGGTGGTAGCCGCCGATCCGGGCCGCCGCGGCGGCGTCCAGGACGTCCTTGCGGTACCCGAGGCGCAGCAGCAGCCGGCCGCCCCGCTCCGACCAGCGCACATGCAGGACACCGTCCTCGGCGTGGTTCTCGTCGGCGCCGATGGGCCCGAAGACCACCTCGTACGGCGGCTCGGCCAGCCCGAGTTCGCGGCGCAGCTTCTCCACCGGGAACTCCCGGTGCGCCAGCACCTCCGCCTCGGCGTGCTCGGCCGCCGCCGCCAGCTCGCGCCAGGAGCCGGGCCGTACGGTCAGCCGGCAGGGCAGCGGTTCGCCGCGCACCCCGGTGGTGTAGCCGGTGACCACCTCCGGCTCGCCGGACAGGGTGGCCAGCACCTTGGCGTGCGCCGCGAGCAGCAGCGCGCTCACCGGCACTCCCTCGTGCCCGACCAGCTCGCGCACCGCCCGCGCCACCTCGTCCGGCACCGGCGTCTCGTGCTCGGCCGACCCGGCGGCCGGCTCCCGCACCCAGCGCGGCACCGAGGTGACGCCGCCGGCGGTCAGCACCCGCTGCCAGAACTCCCGGTCCGCTTCCACGCGCGTTCCCATCGAATGGCCTTCCTCAACTCACGGTCGCCGCAGTGGCGTTGGCAGTAGAAGCGGTCGGGGCGGGGGCACCCGGCGCGCCGTCGGCCGCCGGCATCTCCACGGCGGGGTTGCCGCCCCAGCGGGCGCCCGGGGGCACCTCCTCGCCCTTCATGAGGAAGGAGTCGGAGACCAGCACCGAGCCCTCGCCCATCGTCACGCCGTAGTGGACATGGGCGGAGACGCCCAGCGTGGTACCGGCGCCGAGCCGGATGTAGTCCGACTTGAAGGTGCCGTCCTCCTGCGAGTGGCACTGGATCTTGCTGCCCGCGTTGAGGGTGCACCCGTCGCCGATGACCGCGAGGGTGCGGTCGGTGATGTAGCAGCCGTCGTCGAACACCATGCGGCCCACGCGCACCCCCATCAGCCGCCAGACCAGGGTCTTGAACGGGGTGCCGTTGAAGATGTTGAGCCACTGCGACGGCACCTTCCACAGGCGCTCGATCCGCCAGAAGTCCCGGTCGTAGATGGAGCACAACTGGGGCCGCAGCCCGCGGAACCTGGTCATGCAGCGCTCCAGCACGATGTAGTACGCGGTGGAGAAGGCGAGCGTGAGCGCCAGATAGGCTCCTATCACCACATGGCCCGCCATGCCGTACAGATCCACCGTGGCCAGCGCGAACAGGGTGAGCACGAAGACGTGCAGCCAGCGGGCGAGCAGCCACCAGGCCATCGAGCGCAGGTTGTAGTGGTTCTTCGCCCGCAGCCGCGTGCTCAGTTCCTCGCCCTCGCGCAGATGATCGAAGCGGGCGTCCCGGTCGACCGAGCGCGGGATCTCGAAGCAGGGCGAGCCGAGCAGGCCCACACCCTGTCTGATCTCGCCGTCCAGCGGGATCATCACCTTGGTCGCCAGCAGGCAGTTCTCGCCCGTCCGGCCGCCCACCGGGTAGGCGATGTTGTTGCCGAGGAAGTTGCGCGGCCCGATCGACACCCGAGACAGCCGGAACGACGTGCTCGAATAGTCGGCGTTGAGGACGGAGAGCCCGTCGGCCACCATGGTGCCGCTGCCGACCGACACCAACAGCGGTGTCTCGTGCTGCACTTCGGTGCCGAAGTTCGAGCCGGTCTGCTCGACGTGCGACAGGTCGTACCCGAGGCCGCGCAGATAGTGCACGACGAAGGAGCTGTCACCGAACAGCCAGGCGTAGAACTTGACGTTCGTCAGCCGGGCCGTCACGCGGTGCAGCGCGTAGCGGGCGCCGTAGAGCGGGTAGACCCGGTCGGGCCGGACGACCAGCCGCAGCAGGCGGGGCAGTGTGTACAGGACGACGAGGCCCACCAGGATGAAGCCGAGGAACAGCGCGAGGGAGAGCAGCAGGGCGTCGGTGAGCAACTGGCCCGGCGCCAGGTCGTCGGTGTCCGGGTCGAGGCGATCGCCGATCGCCGGTACCGCGGTGAACAGTATGTACATCCCGCCGACGGCCAACGGAATGTAGACGAAGACCAGTTGGAGCAGGGTGCCCAGGCCGAACCAGGCCCGGCGCAGGGTGCCGCACCGCGCGGGCGGCACCCGCAGGTAGTCGGTGCCCGTCGGCTCGGCGGGCGAGCCGTGCCAGCGCTCGCCGGCCGGGACCGCCTGGCCGCGGTGCAGCGCCGAGGCGTGTCCGAGCTGCGCGCCGTCGCCCATCGCGGTGTCGATGTCCAGGGTGGTCTTCTCCCCGATGAACACGCCCTCGCCCAGGGTGATCCGGCCGGTCTGGATGCGGCCCCGGTGCGCCCGGTAGCCGAGGATGAAAGAGTCCTTGCGGATCACCGTCCCGGCACCGATCGTCACCAGGTCGGGGCAGACCGGCAGGGTGTGCGAGAGGATCGTGACCCCCTTGCCGATCCGCGCGCCGAGGGCCCGCAGATACAGCACGTACAGCGGGGTGCCGGCGAGGAAGACCATCGGGTTCGCGTGCAGCAGCACCTTCACCAGCCAGAAGCGCAGGTACGCGAGGCCCCAGACGGGGAAGTCGGCCGGCTTGGCGCGGCCGACCAGCAGCCACTTGGCGATGACCGGGAAGACGCACAGGGCGATGAACCCGGTGCCGCCGAAGAGCAGCGACCGTACGTAGATGTCGGCGATCCCGTTGCCGTCGGCGACCCACTCGTAGCCGGTGCCGGTGACCAGACCGGAGACGAACGAGGAGGCGAGGAACGCCAGCAACTGGAAGGCCCCGCACAGGAAGTGGGTCAGCCGGCTGGTGTCCGGCAGGGGCGCGGGAGGCGCGGCGGGTGCCGGTGCCGCGGGTGCCGTCGTACGGGTCGCGGCCTGGTCCGGCGGGGGAGCGGCCGGGGCGAGTCCCTCGGCCAGGTCCCGGATGGTGGGGTACCGGTAGATGTCCCGCATCGAGGGGGACGGCAGATCGGGCCGCTTGCGGGCCCGTGCGCAGAACTGGGCCATGACCAGGGAGTTGGCGCCGAGGTCGGTGAAGAAGTGGCTGTCCACCGGGACCCGCTCACTGCCCACCACTTCGGCCAGCACGTCCGCGAGTCTGCTCTCGGTCTCTGTTCTGTCCGGGCCGGCGCCGCTCACGGAGAGGGCGGGTGCGTCCGGCCCGCTTATATCGATCTCGGAAGACTGCTCCACCATTCGATCTCCTCGAGAACGTTCTGGATCGTTGATGCACATTCCTGATCACGAACCGCCAATTCAGTGTGGACAGGGCACCGTAAGCCTGTCACTTCGAACCATTCGCCCGACTCGCCGGAAATGCCCGACGGAGCCGTGATCCTTGGGCGCCCGGGGCTGACGGCCGCTGCGGATCACCCGTTTGGCGGTTCACTCGTGCGGCAGCGTCGGGGGTTGGGGCGTGGGTTTCAGGGAGGTCCGGGCGGAGGTTCGGGTCCCCGGCGCTCAGTACCGAAGGGCCGTGCCGACGTTCGCCCGCACCGTGCCGTGCAGCCGGCGGTTGCTGCGCGCGGTGCCGTGGCCCGTGGCGTGCGCGGCCACGTTCCTGACCGTCAGCACGACGACGTCGACCAGATTGCCCTTGCCGTCCGTGAAGTTGACCTGGACGGCGAAGGACTTGGCGGCGGATGCGGTGTTCCGCGCGGTCACCGTGGTGGTGGCCCGGCCGTCGCCGCCGACGGTGACGGCGCCGAGGCTCACCTGGTCCTTGGCGTTCACGCCGCCCTTTGCCTCGTCGAGTCTGCGGCCGGCCTCCGCCGAGGCCGAGGCGAGCGCGTCGCCGCCCCGGGAGGCGAGCGAGGCGGCGGCGGAGGCGGCCGAGGCGGCCTGCTCGGCGGGCGTGGGGGAATGCCGGGAGCCGTTGCCGCAGCCGGCGGCCGACACCATCACCAGGGCCAGTACCGCGCCCGCCGCGCCCCGTCGCCCGTGCCCTGCCATGTGTGACTCCCGTGCCCTCGCCGCGATGCGTTCCCCTCAGTGAAGGGGTGGCGGCCGCACCCCGCACACCGGGTGCGACACCCGGGCCACACAGGCACCCGAAAGGCCCTCAGGGCGCCGCTGAACAGGCGATGTGCCCGGGGCGGACGCCCTCGCCGGGCGGTCCGGCGCACTCTGGCGGATAGTGGTGGAGGGGTCAGGTCCCCCGGCAGCACCCGTCTTGGCGTCTTGGCACAGGAGGCCCGATGCGCGCTTCACGGCCGCTGGCCGCGCTCACCGGTTTCGCGTTGCTCGGCATCGCGCTCACCGCCTGCCAGGACCAGGCGTCCGGCCAGATCGTGGTCCGGAACAACGGACGGGTCGTGCAGACCCTCACCAACCCCTCGGTCAAGGGCTGCCACCGGCTTCCCCGGAGCGCCACCCATGTGACCAACCAGACCCAGAGCAGCCTGCGCCTCTACACGACCCCGAACTGCACGGTGCCCGCGGGCGGCGCGTACAACTTCCTGGACATCGGCGCGACGGACCAGGCGGTGCGGGCGACGGGACTGTGGAACAGCTTCGACTTCGCACCGGAGTGAGGGACGACGGCCTCGGCCGACGACTCCCCTCGCGGCACTGAAGCGTCCCCCTGTCAACAGGCCCACGAGTAGAGCCGGTCGGCGACGAAGATCACCGGGACGTCCCCCGATCACACCACCACGGACCGGGCCTTTCGGTGCTCGGGAGGACAGGTTCCGGCCGGCCCGGCATCGGCCCGTGCGCGAGCGTCCCGGCCCTCGTCCGTCCGCCCTCGGCCCCTACCGGTTTGTCGATACGATGGCTGCCATGGCGAGTTGGGGGAGTGCTGGGTGGACCCGTTGATCG comes from the Streptomyces sp. SUK 48 genome and includes:
- the sbnB gene encoding 2,3-diaminopropionate biosynthesis protein SbnB, which translates into the protein MTELLTTTAEQTAGGPSVPTFSVLSGQQVQQALTGRERELVALVEATYRLHGAGDSVNPPSYFLRFPDRPNSRIIALPASIGGSVHVDGLKWISSFPDNVRSGLPRASAVLILNDPETGYPFACLESSIISATRTAASAALAADWLSRGRGTRPARIGFFGTGLIARYIHTFLAGTGWEFDAIGVHDVSADSAEGFRGYLRQSGAGGEVTVHESAEDLVRASDLVVFATVAGKPHVTDPAWFDHNPLVLHVSLRDLAPEVLLGAANFVDDVEHCLKAETSPHLAEQLTGDRDFLNGTLNDVLQGRAAPPADRPVIFSPFGLGVLDLAVGKYVYDEVSRAGSLRLIDDFFHDLRRYG
- a CDS encoding TauD/TfdA family dioxygenase — encoded protein: MPFSSLAAPLEVELRPHRPALLRVDSPGDAPNWAGEHREALRALVTEHGALLVRGLGLRDADQVGAVFARIAGELMPEREAFAPRDVLAPGLYSSTPWPANQPMCMHHELSYTLDVPSLMLFACLTAAAEGGATAVADAAEVLDALPASLTERFEREGWLLTRSYNDEIGASLAESFGTEDREEIERYCRANAIECTWRPDGSLHTEQRRSAIVRHPVTGRRCWFNQIAFLNEWTLSPEVREYLLDMYGEDGLPFNTRYGDGAPIGEEVVELLNSTYEAHTRREPWQAGDLLLVDNVSTAHSREPFGGERQVLVGMAEPRRLADARPDPEASER
- a CDS encoding non-ribosomal peptide synthetase, producing the protein MGTRVEADREFWQRVLTAGGVTSVPRWVREPAAGSAEHETPVPDEVARAVRELVGHEGVPVSALLLAAHAKVLATLSGEPEVVTGYTTGVRGEPLPCRLTVRPGSWRELAAAAEHAEAEVLAHREFPVEKLRRELGLAEPPYEVVFGPIGADENHAEDGVLHVRWSERGGRLLLRLGYRKDVLDAAAAARIGGYHLTALGLLAADLDAEHGARSLLSDDEVREQLEGLAGPHRPLPEARAHELFEQRVRTRPDAVAVVQGGREWTYDELNRRANRLARALVERGIGREDVVAVVMERDLDWPAATLAVLKAGAVYLPVEPHFPAGRIAATLSRAGCRLALTESGSTATLDEALASVAGAERLLVEEAYAEPHAEDDLRLRVDADQLAYIYFTSGSTGEPKGAMCEHAGLLNHLFAKIDDLGIGEGSVVAQTAPQCFDISLWQLVSALMVGGRTLLIGQDEITDVERFVGTLVDGRVAVAQLVPSYLEVVVSYLEQRPCELPDLRCVSVTGEALKRELTQRWFAIAPDIRLLNAYGLTETSDDTNHEVLDRVPERVLLGRAVNNVRVYVVDERLSLVPLGAPGLIAFSGVCVGRGYVNDPERTREAYRTDPYRPGERLYLGGDWGRWHPDGKLEFLGRRDNQVKIRGFRIEIGEIENALLRAPGVRDAAVVVTERGGGGKHLIAFCAGTPRPVEELREALGAVLPAYMVPSAFHWQEALPLTANGKIDRKALTALAARATPAAEESSARDVPLGPAERRLAAAWAQVLGVPAGQVRRSDQFFDSGGTSLTAVKLSIALERAVSLKDITRHPVLADLAALLDGATRQHGELLQPLAEGGGAAEGALVCFPYAGGNAVNFQPMASALADSGLTVLAVDLPGHDLAAHQEPFVSIAQVAEQVAAEIAARGLTRVMLWGHSSGAAPAIETARRLAERGVRVTRVFIGAQLLGTADERGAAVAELTGLGDAEIAARLTADSGYTELAELNEAHAEHIGAAYRHDCVAAHRYLRAALQSSPPPKLAAPLTVVVAADDPHTAGATERHRDWLLLAGQVELHELTDGGHYFPRTRPAEAARAVLRAAVPLATS
- a CDS encoding Pls/PosA family non-ribosomal peptide synthetase, with protein sequence MVEQSSEIDISGPDAPALSVSGAGPDRTETESRLADVLAEVVGSERVPVDSHFFTDLGANSLVMAQFCARARKRPDLPSPSMRDIYRYPTIRDLAEGLAPAAPPPDQAATRTTAPAAPAPAAPPAPLPDTSRLTHFLCGAFQLLAFLASSFVSGLVTGTGYEWVADGNGIADIYVRSLLFGGTGFIALCVFPVIAKWLLVGRAKPADFPVWGLAYLRFWLVKVLLHANPMVFLAGTPLYVLYLRALGARIGKGVTILSHTLPVCPDLVTIGAGTVIRKDSFILGYRAHRGRIQTGRITLGEGVFIGEKTTLDIDTAMGDGAQLGHASALHRGQAVPAGERWHGSPAEPTGTDYLRVPPARCGTLRRAWFGLGTLLQLVFVYIPLAVGGMYILFTAVPAIGDRLDPDTDDLAPGQLLTDALLLSLALFLGFILVGLVVLYTLPRLLRLVVRPDRVYPLYGARYALHRVTARLTNVKFYAWLFGDSSFVVHYLRGLGYDLSHVEQTGSNFGTEVQHETPLLVSVGSGTMVADGLSVLNADYSSTSFRLSRVSIGPRNFLGNNIAYPVGGRTGENCLLATKVMIPLDGEIRQGVGLLGSPCFEIPRSVDRDARFDHLREGEELSTRLRAKNHYNLRSMAWWLLARWLHVFVLTLFALATVDLYGMAGHVVIGAYLALTLAFSTAYYIVLERCMTRFRGLRPQLCSIYDRDFWRIERLWKVPSQWLNIFNGTPFKTLVWRLMGVRVGRMVFDDGCYITDRTLAVIGDGCTLNAGSKIQCHSQEDGTFKSDYIRLGAGTTLGVSAHVHYGVTMGEGSVLVSDSFLMKGEEVPPGARWGGNPAVEMPAADGAPGAPAPTASTANATAATVS